TTGTGATTACAGTTAGAAACTGTCGGCTGAATATAAAATATTCGGATGAAAACAAAGGCAGCAGAGGTTTTAAAGTCAATGGTCAAAGTAAAGAAGGAGTATTTGACAGGATTATGCAGATGAATAAGCTTTGGATTTCCAATGAAGAATTGGAACAGAAAGAGTTAGTAATCCATATTACCGATTAAAAGTGGAGGAAATAAAATGCCCGATTTCATGTTTTATTGCAGTATATGAAAAGAGTATAGCAGGGTTTGCCTGTTATGATGCCACTTGTAAAGATTTTTTTGGCCCAACGGGAGTTAAGAAAGAATTTAAAGGAATGCTGTGATAAAAAAGAAAATACCTCTCTCAGGTATTTTCTTTTTTATAGTTTATACATTTTGTTCCTGAATTGACTGGGGGTTACCCCTGTAATTCTTTTAAAAATTTTTGAAAAGTATGCAATATCGCTGTATCCCACCTGAGAAGCAATTTCGTAGATTTTGTAATTGGATTCTGTCAGCAGCTTTTTGGCTGCATCAATTCTAATTTCATTGAGAATATCCACAAAATTGTTCCCGGTTTCTCTTTTTAATAATTTTGAAAGGTGCCAGGTACTGATTTGCAGATGATTGGCAACCGTTTGCAAATCAATATTTTCAGGATAATTAATTTTCATAAAAGCAATCGCTTGATTGACAAGGTACTGAAATTTATCGTTATCTTCAGGTTTATCGGATTCTTCTTCGCCGCAAATGGTTTTTATTTTATTTTTAAGGGATGCAATCTGGAGCTCTCTTGTTCTTATGGTTTTAATTTGTTCTATGGCTTCGGAAATTGTAGTGATGATTTCAGCTTTTTTAGTAGGTTTTAATAAAAGACGAAAGACACCTAAATTTAAGGCCTGTTGAGCATAATCGAAATTTCTGAAACCCGTAAGAATGATGATTTGACAGTCGGGCTTTATTTTTTTTATCATGGATATCATTTTTAATCCGTCAATCTTAGGCATTCTGATATCCGTTAATATAATATCAGGGAGTAAAGATTCTATAAGTTTCAATCCGGTTTCACCATCTTCGGCTTCTCCGATAATTTCACAATCTAGTGATTTCCAGTCAATAATTTTCTTTAATCCTTCCAAGATAATCACTTCATCATCAATGAGCAGCACTTTGTACATGGTTTTCCCCCTCTATAGCATCATAATAAACAGGAAGCGATATTTTAATGGTTGTTCCTTTTCCATATTCGCTTTCTATATGAAGTCCATAGGTTTTGCCGTATATCAACTGGATTCTTCGGTGAACATTTATAATACCGATACTTATTCTTGCCGAGGATTCCTTGTGCGTTTCATACATAGTACTATCGTTTAAATTCTTCTTTAGTTCGTCTAATCTATTTTCTTCAATACCTATTCCGTCATCCATGACGGTGATATTAAGAAGTCCATTGTCTGTATGGATTTTTAGAGAAACAGTACCAGTCCCTTTTGGCTCCAGTCCATGATATACGGCATTTTCTATCAGGGGCTGCAGTAAAAACCTTGGAATCAGGACTGAGAGCGCATCTTCTTCGATGGACTGCTCAAATTGAATTTTCTTTCCAAAGCGCTTTTGGATGAGGAATTCATAATTATTGATGTACTGTATTTCCTCTAGAAGTGGAATCATGCGCTGATTTTTTCTGTCAAGATTTGCTTCCATTATATTGGATAGGGCTGTGACCATATCGCTGATTTCTTCAATCCCGTTTAATTGTGCGGTCCAATTGATTGTTTCCAGTGTATTGTACAAAAAATGAGGATTAATTTGAGACTGCAGGGTTTTTAATTCTGCATTTTTTAAAGCGATTTCTTCTTTATATACATAATCGATTAATCGTTTTATTTCTTTTGACATGGTATTAAAACATTCAAAAAGATATCCCAGCTCATCCCTGCGATTCACTTCCATGGTAACGCCCATTTCACCGTTTTTAATATCATCCATTTTTTTAATAAGCAGGTTCATTGGTTTGATAATATCGGCATAAAGGATTTCTATTAAGATTATAAAAATAGGAAGAGTAGCAAGACAGATCAATAATATATTTTTAGATAAATACCTTACTTCCTTAAGCAATAAATCAGAAGATACGATTGCAGATATTTTCCAGTTAAGAGGCTGAATTGTGTCGATGATAAGATAGTCATTGTCCAGCTTATAAATTCCGTCCTGTTTTGAAGCATCTATATAATTTAACGTAATATTTTCATTGGAAGTATCATTGGGGTTTAGTACGAAAAGCAAATCTTTATCTTCATTATGTACAAATACGTTATGTACAGGGTTTTGCATCAAATTTTCTATCATGCCAAACAGTGCTTCCTGCTTTATCGTGAATACAATAATGCCTATTTCTTCGTGGGTATTTCTGTCGTTAACAATACGAGAAAAATATATGTTTTTAATCCTGTTATTTTCTTTTTCTACATAGTAGATGGGTAAAAGCTGACCGGCAGTCTTTTCATATATTTCTTCCATGGGGATAATATTGGATGTTTGGGTAAAACGGTAGGCAGAATAAACCTGGTCTCTGCCGGAAAATTTAAAAGAAATCCTGTTGATTTCCGATTTGGAAAGAAGAATAGACTGCAGATAAGCTTCCAGTTCTTCTTTGATATTATATTCCAGAAAAAAATCCGTATTCTTTTTAAGTTGTGCATGTTTCTCATATATTTTATTGTCGTATAAAATATTCATGGCAAATGTATTCAGACTTTCTATTTCATTGCCGACTAAGGTGGACAGTTCCTTCACGTTGTTGTGGGCATAATGAATAAACTTGCTTTTCATAATTTCTTCATAATTACGATAGCCAAGATACCCTACGAACAGCAGGGGATAAAAGATAAAGATACAAACGATAACAATGAGTTTTGTCCTGATTGAAAATCTATGCATAGGATTATTTAAGAAACTTCTTATCATAGGCATCATTCCTAATAAGTAAAATAATTACTTTTATGAATATTATTAATTTATTATACTATAAATTTCAATTTGCTGGAACAAATAAAATTTTTTATGCTTATCAAAGCTTCATTAATAGTAACTATTTCTAATTTCTTTTAATTATATTTTTGCCCAGACATAGAAATCCTCCTTAAGTAGACTTTTTCTATTTATCTTGTCTACTTAAGGAGGATCAGATCAGGTCTAACACATAAGGATTTCGTTTCATTATTTTATTAAACCTTTAGCTTTTAGAAATTCTTCTGCCACCTTTGCTTCAGGGATACGTTTTTCATCGACTTTATAATTTAATTCCTGCATTTCTTCATCTGAAATTTGGTTTTTAAGTTTTAACAGGACTTCTACAATTTCAGGATAGTTTTTTGCTGATTCCTGGTGAATCAATGGTGCAACGAAGTAGGGTGGGAAAAATTGTTTATCGTCTTCTAAGATAGTAAGATTATATTCAACAATTTTTCCGTCTGTTGAAAATGCATCGATGACATCTACTTCATTTTCTGCAATTGCAGTATAGCGTAGTCCAGGGT
The genomic region above belongs to Defluviitalea saccharophila and contains:
- a CDS encoding response regulator transcription factor, with the translated sequence MYKVLLIDDEVIILEGLKKIIDWKSLDCEIIGEAEDGETGLKLIESLLPDIILTDIRMPKIDGLKMISMIKKIKPDCQIIILTGFRNFDYAQQALNLGVFRLLLKPTKKAEIITTISEAIEQIKTIRTRELQIASLKNKIKTICGEEESDKPEDNDKFQYLVNQAIAFMKINYPENIDLQTVANHLQISTWHLSKLLKRETGNNFVDILNEIRIDAAKKLLTESNYKIYEIASQVGYSDIAYFSKIFKRITGVTPSQFRNKMYKL
- a CDS encoding sensor histidine kinase, which encodes MIRSFLNNPMHRFSIRTKLIVIVCIFIFYPLLFVGYLGYRNYEEIMKSKFIHYAHNNVKELSTLVGNEIESLNTFAMNILYDNKIYEKHAQLKKNTDFFLEYNIKEELEAYLQSILLSKSEINRISFKFSGRDQVYSAYRFTQTSNIIPMEEIYEKTAGQLLPIYYVEKENNRIKNIYFSRIVNDRNTHEEIGIIVFTIKQEALFGMIENLMQNPVHNVFVHNEDKDLLFVLNPNDTSNENITLNYIDASKQDGIYKLDNDYLIIDTIQPLNWKISAIVSSDLLLKEVRYLSKNILLICLATLPIFIILIEILYADIIKPMNLLIKKMDDIKNGEMGVTMEVNRRDELGYLFECFNTMSKEIKRLIDYVYKEEIALKNAELKTLQSQINPHFLYNTLETINWTAQLNGIEEISDMVTALSNIMEANLDRKNQRMIPLLEEIQYINNYEFLIQKRFGKKIQFEQSIEEDALSVLIPRFLLQPLIENAVYHGLEPKGTGTVSLKIHTDNGLLNITVMDDGIGIEENRLDELKKNLNDSTMYETHKESSARISIGIINVHRRIQLIYGKTYGLHIESEYGKGTTIKISLPVYYDAIEGENHVQSAAH